The Sphaerodactylus townsendi isolate TG3544 linkage group LG02, MPM_Stown_v2.3, whole genome shotgun sequence DNA segment ACACATCAGCTGCAGTGGTTGTGCATGGGTTTCCCCTTCAACCCTCCACATTTGCACTGCAGCAGCTACACATTCTACAACATACCTTAGttcactgtaattttttttgccttcttgAAACCAGATTCTAGCCTTTAATTTTtagtcatttatttttaaagcattctacTTGTAAAAGTTTCTTGTTGTTAAAGTAACaggtatacttttaaaaatagtacTCTCTATAGAACCCTATAACCTTATGGATTCTTCCAgattccattgtttccaaggcAGCAGCTGTGGTTGCTGCGCCATCAGGAACAACCCCATGAACCATGAGCCATCACCAGCAGCCTCCACCACCTCCTCGACCACCAGCCCCTCTATATTTCCCCTCCCTCTATGACCGAACCGCACCAAGCACCACCCAAGCTGACTGCAGTCTATGGCGGAAACTTTTTGTGCCATTGAGAGGGGGTGAAGCAGCATCAACTGGACCTCAGAGACCTCCACCTGGACTAGGACTTCTCCCACCTGCCAATGAACATTACTGCCCACCTCCCTGGCCAGCTGGCCTAGCCCCCATTCCCTATGAGCCACTGCGCTTCTTCTGTCCTGCTGCAGAGAGCACTGTCCAGTGTGGAGCTGGGGCACATCAACAGCAACAGCCAGATGGGGAGATCTGTGAGCTAGGCATTCGTCTAAAGGAGCTAGAATTACTGGCACTCACTGGAGATGGTTCAGACCCACAACAGTGTGAGTACCACAAACATAAGTTGAGTGTGAAGTAATCCCAAATCTTCTCAACATAGAGCTCCTATATTGTTCAATGAATCTCTCAGTCTTAACATAACTATCCTCCTCAATATCATTGCCACAACACCTCAGATATGCCACTTAACATCTGTGGCGTGACACTCTGAAATAAGCACACTAATGGTGCAATACAATTCAACACTGAATTCAGGACTTCACCAAATCTCTGTTCCACAATAGCATCTCAACAATGAATCACATGAGCATGAGTCCTGTGCCTTGACCACGAATATATTTTAAATTCCTCCAATCAGGCCCTATAGTTCTGAAAAGGGTTCCCCACAAGCTTTACTAGGTTCTGTTTAGGGCAGGTTTCTGTATTTGCATAGAAGAACAGTTCAGAAAATTCCTGCCTCTTGCATATGCAGTAGGATAGGATGCACCAAAAATGTCACTTCTGTACACATGACTAAAAGACTCAGAGCCATTTTCTTAAAGAAATCTGGCAACTTTAATATTGGTACCCACGTGTACCATATTTCAACGCTCCCAACCAGTTTCAATATTTCCCATAAAGAAGCCAATGTCCTGTCAGTTGTGTTGTCATATCTCACCTTGAGATCCAAATAATACCATTAAATTCTCCCAATGTAGAAAAGATTTGGCAGATGCAGTTTTCCTGCCCACTCCTCTTCTGATCCTGTTATCCAGTACTAATGAGGTATGCCATGCTGCAAATGGGAGTGCAAGACCAATGTCAGGAACATCAAAGGAATAAGTAAGAACTGTTGCTACTTGGTCAATTTAAGGAGGattctgatgataccattcaGATCTCTCATTTGCAGTCTGGCAACCCAATCCACATGGTTTCAATCAAAGCTTCCATTCTCAACACGCACAACTTCCAAGCATTAGTGTAGTCAGTCAATACAGGCCCTTACCACTAAACTAATAATGCctaacaattatttttaaaatgcatcacAAGAACTTTGGAATCATATATCTATCAAAAGTCTGGAAAGAAGCTAGAAATGACAGACAATTAAGTTGATTTGGTGAATTTTACTTGtcaaaacataataataaaaactaTTATTTTCCTCCTTGGGTTAAAAGAAAGGGAGAGTCCTTTGCTGTAGCACTGAGCAACTACACAGTTGCTGTAGTGTTAGAAGTTTGGGACCCAATGGAGAAGTTCCAGTAGCCCATAGCATAGGATACAAGGAGTTAGCACAGGAGCACAGGTTTAAAGAGCTGTGCTCATATATCAACTCAGAGGTTCCCACCTAATCGCTACTGCTGCTGCTTAGGTACTGGAGAGTGCTGGCTCCCTGCCCTGGGCCAAAGAAGTGAGAAGTGAGTTTGCATTGATACTTGAAGGTAATTCTGTGCTGTGCTGCAACACATAAGATTAGACTTTTCATAAGGTTACTTTCACTAACGAGGAATTCATTCTATTGTCATCTTGCTATGTGATTGTCCCAAAGACTACATTTTATATCTTTCAGCTCTTTAATTAGATTACATTAACTAGATCAGCAAGCTGTGTGCTGCCTCCCAAATTACTGAACATTTGTATTGTTGACCAACTCATATCACCATCTGTTCTTTTCTAGATAAACTTCTAAAGGCACTAAAAGACGAAAAGACACAAAATGTAATGGCAGGACTCCCTCCGAAGAAACATTCACATGCATTGTGAGAGCTATTTCAGTCTGACTTATAGTAATGGACTACATTATAGTAATGGACTcatttgtattatgtattatattGACAACTAGGCATTTTTCTCCTTTACTGCTGAGCTGGAAATTGACAATTCATTCTTCAATTAGCATTTTGTATATTGTTTCATCTAAGACTGTAAATTTCAAATACAAAGCAACCTTAAATTTCAGTCTTGTAATTCTTCAACAGCTGTCTGAATTTGAGTTCACAACCGAATAGTTACATCTTATTCATCTTAAATATGGACATTTCAAGTACATATTTGAGTTGAAACTTTGCCTAAAAGGCCCATCACAGGCACAGTATCACAACCTATGATGTCATGGTGGCTCATGACAAATGCATGGCATTACAATTGCCTCCACTCACGAATTCAGCAACCAGGCATAAACTTGATAGTTAACAAGTGGAGTGCAAAAGTAATGTAAGTGCATGTGTGTTAGGAAATACAGGAAGGAAAGTCCTTCTCCAATAGCAGAGGGCTCTGAGAGAGGGAAGGGGCTCTCCTCCAGCATTTAGATCAGTCAACCAAGGCAAGGAACTCTTGGGAGGAGGGGTAACTTACATCATTTGATCTCCTACTTCTCAAAAAAGAGAATGGATCAGCAATACTGCTGCCACTGTGGCCTCACTTGTCTTTCCTTCACATTAGCTCTCTGTTTTACAACAGCCCTTCCTCCTTTGTCAAGTCAGGGGAGATCAGGTGCTAGTGGAGCAAATGAAGAACTGAAGTTTTAAGATGACAGAGACAACTTCTGAGGACAACTCATGACAAAAAGGCAATGGGTCATGTCACTTGAGGTCAGAGAGTTTCAGGTCAGAGGATGATAAGCCAGCTCTTCCAGCTTCCTTCCAAACTTCTCTCTATGCCACAAGAGGGAAGGGACAGTcataccttggttttcattgccttcggaaattgttggttttggttttcgccAATGGGATCCAGCCATTTGTTGCCTTCAGGTTTTGTCGGTCACCTCGAATCTGAGGCAACTTTTGCGTAAGTTGCTACGTTGTTTGCATTGCACCTGCACAAATGGCGTCACCTCAGTTTTTGTCAGTTTCGGTTCAGCCGAGGTAATCCAAATGGATTACCGACGAAACCTGAGGTATGACTGTAGAGGGAAAGAGACTGATGACAACTTTGCATCATTAGATTTGTACTGAAATGTTTGCACTCCAAATCACTGGGTTTGTACCGACAAAGATTGAGTTAGTATTTTTATTAGCCATAAAAGATGAGGACAATCGACAGAAACAATTATGCTTCATTCCTGTGGAATTCCATGGGTTGCTCAAGCGCTGATATGGCAAAGCCTTATGATAATTCAGGGATTGAAAAAATGGTTGTGAGGTGGCAAGACAAGAGATGTGACTCACCAAGCCAAGCAGGCCCACCTTCCCATGAAGCCCAGAACAATGCCGCTTTTTGCTGCTTGCCTGGAACTCCAAAATGGCTCTTGAGCACTTGAGTCAGACTGAGAACAGCCTGTTCCTCAGATGCATGATGTGGATGAAAAGGATGATGTACATAGATATTTACATAAATCAAACAGTATggaatagtggttagagtgttggcaTAGGATtgaggagacccaggttcaaatcctcactttgccatgggagttattctctgttgctgttatgaggataaaatggaggagaaaacagTGTTTTAAGCTTCTTTGGATCTTCATTGTAaaggaaagtggagtataaataaatacatagataaataaatatttgtgcagTGCTGGCAGAGAGGAGAATTCTGAATTTCAAAGGGTTTATGGGGACTTGGCTGTCTGACAGCAGTGCTTCCAAGAAACAGCATTTACAATTCAGTATTCTGCAATTTACAGGCTGTTGGTAAGCATTCTAGTCACCATTTGGCAAAATCACTGTTTTCACGGGTACACAGGGCTTAACTTGAGTCATATTGTATTTCTCACATTCTtgtcataacaacataagaacataagaaagagcctgctggatcggaacagagtccatctagtccagcactctcctattcacagtggcccaccagatgcctttgggagctcacatgcaggatgtgaaagtaatggctttctgctgcttctgctgctcccaagcacctggtctgctaaggcatttgcaatctcagatcaaggaggttcaagattggtagccataaatcgacttctcctccacaaatctgtccaagcctcttttaaagctatccaggttagtggccatcaccacctcctgtggcagcatattccaaacaccaatcacgtgttgtgtgaagaaatgtttccttttattaatcctaatccttccccacagcattttcaatgtatgtcccctggttttagtattgtgagaaagagaaaaaaattctaccccatacataattttataggcttcaatcatatcccacctcagatgtctcctctccaaactaaagctgcagcctctcctcatcggGAAGGTGCTCcgattcctcaatcatccttgttgcccttctctgcacttattctatctcttcgatatcctttttgaggtgtggcaaccagaactgaacacaatactccaagtgggGTCGCACCAttcctttatataagggcatgacaatctttgcagttttattatcaattcctttccttattatctgcagcatacagtttgcctttttcacagctgccatgcattgagttgacattcccatggaactatcaaataagacacccaaatccctttcctggtctgtgactgatgtcactgacccctgtagcgtctatgtgaggtttggattttttgcccctatgtgcatcactggacttcaacctgtttcctagcagcctaaatttagcctgcagaacctcccggctacattgtCCAATGTCGTtgatgccaatgtggaccacaactgctgataccaccccagcactgtctaacagtctATCTAGACGAAGTGTGACATCCGCAAGTCACCATGtagtcatcatgcctctcacaaacccaactctctacatttctaatgatcaaatcacctaCTACGAAGAGCCCCCCACCTTcccaaggggtatcctcagtgcgagaggatagctgatcaccagttaaagaaggggtcccatctaagggagcatcttccactacctcagactggcaccctccatcccccagaccctcattctccatgacatctgaagagatgtcaccgtGGGAGTGGGATCCGGTTGTTAGGTCCCTGagagccttgtctgtcaccctctctgcctctctcagcttctccaggtctgccacttggcttcaagagaacgcacacattccctgagtgccaggaactcattgcagtGAGgccacacccacaacttctgtcctagtggtagatagtcgtacatgtgacactcagtgcaaaacactggaaagtccCCACCCCCGTGCTGGTTTCCTGCCTTCATgtctaattctgtttagatattcaaatattaaacttttaatgagtgcctcccaCGTGAGTTTTTTTttgtaccttctactatccctcaagatatgtccttatttagtaaaacacctgtgtGCACCGTTAAGCACacactgctgcttccagagactgagcaacacagctaataggaagccccacctctcagctgccccacccctcagaagcctggggcaagcacacagccagaaaaaagaaaacaagaaaaaagcccctgttaacccctgttaaaaacacactgtttaaaaagttgtggctttgagaaaagccctccaaaaagaaaaccagagctcactcagctgTTTCTGTCCCAGTcgtcttctccactgctactctgaTGTCTAAACACATTTGTGTTAAAGTTATGTTATAGTGTATTGTGCATGACTGTTCTTGATTTGCAGACATTTTGCATCTCCAGCATTCACTGACCGCTGCATTGGAGAAGTGACAACAGAAAGTTCTATGGGACTATTGAAAAGTTAGCAGGACTGTACAGaaagttgtgtttttaaaaaaaaaatctggtccaGCCACTAGATGGCAGTACATAACAATATTTCTGCATCAGGAGTTTGCCATATGGAATACAAAACACCTGTTGTTATAACAACATTTTAGAAATACCAggttctcctgaaattataactgatctccaggttacagtgaTAGCTTTcaagaacagagagagagagagagagagagagagagagagagagagagagagcgagcctGCTGGAAAAGGCAATGCAGAGTAAATAAATGATATTAACCTACCATTTAAATTAATCCTTATCCATAATATTTTCCTCTGAGAAACAAATGCTTGGAGAAGGTAATGGGATGGATGAAGGCTGAACTCCTCTGAAACATTTAGTGGCCTGTGTACTGAAAGTCCTCAATTTCCACACTGTCCTGCCTGCCAGCTAAGGTAGTCATCActataattaataaaattaaatgtaaaaaaaccaaTCCCAGTCAACAGTGCCCCCTCCCTGAAGAAGCTAAGCAAGTGTCAACATAGGACACAGTTTTTTTCAGTGAGGGTTTCCTGATGTACATGAAGCTCATCTCATGTTAAAGCTCATCTGGTGCCTACCATGTTGGATTCTGAATACATGAAGccaccttacactgaatcagatccttggttcATCAgggtcaatactgtctactcagactagcagcagctctccagggatcCCAGGCAGATGTCTTTCACGTCACCCACTCCCTGGTcctgttaactggagatactAGGACTGGGACTGggtctgcatgtcaagcagatatTCTACACTGAGTCAGTCTCTCCATGAGCCAGgcaaaaacatttctgtgcctGGAAGTTTTCCCCATCTTTAGTATTAACCCTTTCCTCTATGTCTCACCCTCAGTTcactttttttgcttcattttactGATAATCGGTGTACTGCTGAAAAAATTATTGTTGCATTCttatttttcttcaaaagaagACATTATTGTATGATATATTGCTTTCTGTTTGTTGGAGAGATGAGTTGGATGGGCTGCAGGTGTGATCAGGGTGACTGAAATGGTTATATTACATTATGGAAATACATAATGGCAACTGACTGATAGAGTCTGGCACTTCTTCTGCCTTAGAGGTACTGCTTGGCACTGGCTCTGTCTGTTTCTGTTGCATCTCATTCTGCTTGTAATGATGGTCATGATGATGGTTGAGGGAACTGAAAGGTAGTTCTGTTGGCAAAAAGGTCCCCAGCATGGCTGGCACAGTTCTGAATTCTCTGACCATCATTACCAAGTATTGCAGAGGTTGTTGTTCTTAGTCATGCTAAGAACTTTGCAGTGAAAATGTTCACCAGTTATCTATTCTTTGTTCTAACTCCCTCCTGAAGGGTTTATTACAATATTCCCTAGCAAAGATCAATACAAGCACAGTACCATGTTGAGTAGCTTTGCACCTGCATGTAGGCACCTGATCATTGCAGATGGCAAATGAAACCTTCTGGAGCCACAGAGACAAGTTAGGATTCCTGGGTGCCATGGTCATTCCGGTAGTTAAACTGATTCAAATCTATAAGTCATGAAATCTCTTTGCCAGGAGACATTGGACACATTGCATGGCTTGCATTTCACATCCATTCAAGAAATGAATTGTCCAAGCCTCAGTTGATGTTCATACCAGAGAAGAGAGAGTTAAAGGGACTGTCACCTGAGTCTCACAGTAAGCAGATAGGCTGGGGTAGCCCTGCCAGAGTTCATGGTGGCTTTCACATTGCCATGGAAAAATATAGTGCCCTCTCCCTGTATCTTGTCTTACCATGAAGAGAAGAAGTAGCTGAGAGGGAGGCTTGGAATGGAAGGTTATGCAAAAGGCAGATGGAAAGTCCCTTGGGTCCTGGGTGAGCCTCCAAGGCCAGCTTATCTTTCCCTGCTTTAGAGAGACATTTACAATTACACATAATAACTGAGAATAAAGCACCAGTTCTCTTCCCACATTTTTCAATTACGCATGCCAGACAGTAATTGTCAGGTGCAATTTATCCCCATTCTGAAAAGCAGCCTTCTGAATTAACACATCCATCTGCACTATAATTAGGAAAGCAGCATTTACAAAGAGAAATATCTGGACTTCTGCATTTCAGGttccttaattctttttttaaaatcttct contains these protein-coding regions:
- the LG02H11orf91 gene encoding uncharacterized protein C11orf91 homolog; amino-acid sequence: MSHHQQPPPPPRPPAPLYFPSLYDRTAPSTTQADCSLWRKLFVPLRGGEAASTGPQRPPPGLGLLPPANEHYCPPPWPAGLAPIPYEPLRFFCPAAESTVQCGAGAHQQQQPDGEICELGIRLKELELLALTGDGSDPQQYKLLKALKDEKTQNVMAGLPPKKHSHAL